From a single Sinomonas atrocyanea genomic region:
- a CDS encoding Hpt domain-containing protein, producing MDRAVLAELEADIPGAGRRFAAEFVRLWAHRYARIAGAVAAGSREEALDAVLSLKVSSMMVGAHPLASRAAALEGFLRSGEGNAGPLCAQIAECGTLTVASLRTAWVDDCAH from the coding sequence GTGGACCGTGCTGTCCTGGCGGAGCTCGAGGCGGACATCCCCGGCGCCGGACGCAGGTTCGCTGCTGAATTCGTGCGGCTGTGGGCGCACCGGTACGCCAGGATCGCCGGAGCGGTCGCGGCCGGCTCGAGGGAGGAGGCCCTGGATGCGGTGCTGAGCCTGAAGGTCTCCTCGATGATGGTCGGGGCCCACCCGTTGGCCTCCAGGGCCGCGGCCCTGGAAGGCTTCCTGCGCTCGGGGGAGGGGAACGCCGGGCCGCTGTGTGCCCAGATCGCCGAGTGCGGGACCCTCACCGTGGCCTCCCTGAGGACTGCATGGGTGGACGACTGCGCCCACTGA
- a CDS encoding IS110 family transposase produces MGVSGSLPAVFVGLDVGKSDHHAVALGVDGKALLDRALPNDEARLRAILAGLAEHGPVLMVVDQPATIGALPVAVAQAMEGVEVAYLPGLAMRRIADLHPGAAKTNARDALIIAEAARTMPHTLRQIRADEEQIAALALLAGFDDDLAQEATAVSNRLRGLLTQIHPALERALGPRVAHPAVADLLTRYPTPARLASAGRGQVRARLKKHAPRLADRLAQEVFTALGEQTVTVPGTDAAGVVIPILAEQLAALTRQRGQIAAQVEALVEAHPLHGVLTSLPGVGVRTAARILTEVVGKDFKDAAHLASYAGIAPVTRRSGTSIRGEHAPRGGNKRLKRALFLSAFASLSHPPSRAYYDRKRAQGKRHNQALIALARRRCDVLFAMLRDGTLYQPPTTAAA; encoded by the coding sequence ATGGGAGTGTCCGGGAGCCTGCCGGCGGTGTTTGTCGGGCTCGATGTCGGGAAGTCCGATCACCACGCCGTTGCCCTGGGCGTGGACGGGAAGGCCCTGCTGGACCGGGCCCTGCCCAACGACGAGGCCAGGCTCCGGGCCATCCTCGCAGGCCTCGCCGAACACGGTCCGGTGCTGATGGTCGTGGACCAGCCCGCCACCATCGGGGCCCTCCCGGTCGCGGTCGCCCAGGCCATGGAAGGGGTCGAGGTGGCCTACCTTCCCGGGCTGGCCATGCGCCGGATCGCGGACCTGCACCCCGGCGCGGCGAAGACCAACGCCAGGGACGCGCTGATCATCGCCGAGGCCGCCCGGACCATGCCGCACACCCTGCGCCAGATCCGGGCGGACGAGGAGCAGATCGCCGCCCTGGCCCTGCTGGCAGGGTTCGACGACGACCTCGCGCAGGAGGCCACCGCGGTATCGAACCGGCTCCGCGGCCTGCTCACCCAGATCCACCCGGCCCTCGAGCGGGCCCTCGGGCCAAGGGTCGCCCACCCGGCGGTGGCGGACCTGCTCACCCGATACCCGACCCCCGCCAGACTCGCCTCGGCAGGGCGCGGGCAGGTGCGGGCGAGGCTGAAGAAGCACGCCCCGCGCCTGGCCGACCGGCTCGCCCAGGAGGTCTTCACCGCTCTGGGCGAGCAGACCGTCACGGTGCCCGGAACCGACGCAGCCGGGGTCGTGATCCCGATCCTGGCCGAGCAGCTCGCGGCCCTCACACGGCAGCGGGGCCAGATCGCGGCCCAGGTCGAGGCCCTCGTGGAGGCCCACCCTCTTCACGGGGTCCTGACCTCGCTCCCCGGAGTCGGGGTCAGGACCGCCGCCAGGATCCTCACCGAAGTCGTCGGGAAGGACTTCAAGGACGCCGCCCACCTGGCCTCCTACGCCGGCATCGCCCCGGTCACCCGAAGATCCGGAACCTCGATCCGCGGCGAGCACGCCCCACGCGGAGGGAACAAACGCCTCAAACGCGCCCTGTTCCTCTCGGCCTTCGCCTCACTGAGCCACCCGCCCTCGCGGGCCTACTACGACCGCAAACGAGCCCAGGGCAAACGGCACAACCAGGCACTCATCGCCCTCGCCCGCCGCCGCTGCGACGTCCTCTTCGCCATGCTCCGCGACGGCACCCTCTACCAGCCCCCAACCACCGCCGCGGCTTGA
- a CDS encoding response regulator transcription factor: protein MSLVIGNGLAGECSSARCIRALGPDATVLDSGIADGKGVQVCLEARESVPGLGCVVLVSYPDEAAGHGAGDCEFVLREVAGHGLVEAVRRAAAREDQ, encoded by the coding sequence GTGTCCCTGGTGATCGGGAACGGGCTGGCCGGGGAGTGCTCGTCGGCGCGGTGTATCCGGGCGCTGGGGCCGGATGCGACGGTCCTGGACTCCGGCATCGCGGACGGGAAGGGCGTCCAGGTCTGCCTCGAGGCGAGGGAATCGGTTCCCGGGCTGGGGTGTGTGGTCCTGGTCAGCTACCCGGACGAGGCCGCAGGGCACGGTGCCGGGGACTGCGAGTTCGTGCTGCGGGAGGTCGCCGGCCACGGCCTGGTCGAGGCGGTCAGGCGTGCCGCCGCCCGGGAGGACCAGTGA